One genomic window of Sphingopyxis sp. OPL5 includes the following:
- a CDS encoding DUF2339 domain-containing protein: MAGFFAFVAIVILFLLLIDTRGRLKRAEATLQEAAKRIGALQRHAGLLPPKPGESPEQARAAATAPLSSQPVGTPSPAPAAPPPSRSPWAPPTPETLDRWKPKIDEPVPAQQEAAPEPVAPPQDEAPAPIPEEEIVPAAAAVAAASAPLPAVSEPVPDEELTEEEEAGETAAAAPADAETEADVPEPEAEPVAARAATPPPKPPAPPAPPASMAQRFENLFGKTLPIWAGGITLAIAGVLIVRYAIDAGFFARVFTPGVQVIAGVLFGLGLIGGAEYAWRNEDKVRDLRVPQALSGAGIATLYAAILVAANVYGLIGPLAAFVGLAAVTAAALGLSLRFGPPSALLGLAGGLAAPALVGAMQPNVPLLAVYLGLTIAGLTGVSRMKRWPWLALAALVGGVGWSLWMVLATSALDTLGSLSIGGFVLLLALALPMLAFDGPRAAVLRAGSAIVGALQLALLVGYGGFAPLHWGLFALLAAAGQWLAWREKDFAIVPSISLALSVMLLAVWPDPSAYWFTLIGLALAAIHALPLLARLWSVPKTLRRTLELCGLLLAAVPLAKYHFWHIADATLALVALGGVLLAGAGIARGWKVEDRAADTRFAWLTATGGILLALAILLVLPHWMAPFAIGGVAAALLFFGKTAKDRRIEPIAAAFVGAALVSLVATPLALVELPRLVIGAGDGFATQALLRWAGLAALLALFAGKAEDRFFRAASLAIAGGLAYGMLAQIVPGWSLTLAMGAVTVGLFLLARRGASLPVELLSAGFGLLALMLLAATGPNLVAQWSRLFGSDAVVSTTDVIRWAGMTALLALFAARAGQPILRFAALTIAGALTYGTLAQVVPGWSLPLAMGGVAMTLFALARRRASHPVELLSLIYAQLAVLLLAGTGPHLVAQWTRLYGSDAAVGATEVLRWAGLALAGLAYARWSDRPIIRRAGQVAAALLAYGAFAQVIPGAYLMLVPAIGGAAVLLAARRIALPRVDGAAASLAALSLAWAALPVAAWAVEALMSIAGQPMLLDSPMLAVDQLLLRLLVPAALFAAPLWLIREHLPRWLLLTGLATAGVVGGIGVHCLYRLGFASAFGSDFVATGVGQRLVWEALLIGGGWLAMTRRWIGLARPLVLAGTAHAVWYGLMLHNPLWADQAVGGWPVANWLVPLFLLPWLGFTLIGRLFPGAPAIYGRAVQLITMLFVAGFAWATLRHLFHPALLIEPGVTATENILRSILILGLAIGFLLWGIRKGRHDWRIASLILMLGAVGKVFLFDASGLEGLLRIGSFVVLGFSLIGIGWLYSRQLARPAAEDDGKAA, encoded by the coding sequence TTGGCTGGCTTCTTTGCATTTGTCGCGATTGTCATACTTTTCCTCCTGCTGATCGACACGCGCGGCCGGCTCAAGCGCGCCGAGGCGACGCTGCAGGAAGCCGCGAAGCGGATCGGTGCGCTGCAACGTCACGCCGGCCTGCTGCCGCCCAAGCCGGGCGAAAGTCCGGAACAGGCACGCGCAGCCGCCACCGCCCCGCTTTCATCGCAACCGGTCGGTACGCCCAGCCCGGCACCGGCCGCGCCGCCGCCCTCTCGCTCGCCCTGGGCGCCGCCAACGCCGGAAACGCTCGACCGCTGGAAGCCCAAAATCGACGAACCGGTCCCCGCGCAACAAGAGGCGGCGCCGGAACCGGTCGCTCCGCCGCAGGATGAGGCGCCCGCACCCATACCCGAGGAAGAGATCGTTCCGGCCGCCGCCGCGGTTGCCGCCGCGAGCGCGCCGCTTCCGGCGGTGTCGGAGCCGGTACCCGACGAAGAACTGACGGAAGAGGAAGAAGCCGGGGAAACGGCCGCCGCAGCGCCCGCCGACGCCGAGACCGAAGCGGATGTTCCGGAACCCGAAGCGGAGCCGGTCGCGGCACGCGCCGCCACGCCGCCGCCAAAACCGCCCGCACCACCCGCGCCTCCCGCCAGCATGGCGCAGCGTTTCGAAAATCTGTTCGGCAAGACGCTGCCGATCTGGGCCGGCGGGATCACGCTGGCGATCGCCGGGGTCCTCATCGTCCGTTATGCGATCGACGCGGGATTCTTCGCGCGCGTCTTCACGCCGGGGGTACAGGTCATCGCGGGCGTCCTCTTCGGCCTCGGGCTGATCGGCGGCGCCGAATATGCCTGGCGCAACGAGGACAAGGTGCGCGACCTGCGCGTGCCACAGGCGCTGTCGGGCGCGGGCATCGCGACGCTTTATGCCGCCATCTTGGTCGCGGCCAATGTCTATGGGCTGATCGGACCGCTCGCGGCCTTCGTCGGGCTGGCCGCGGTCACCGCCGCCGCGCTCGGCCTGTCCTTGCGCTTCGGGCCACCGAGCGCGCTGCTCGGGCTCGCGGGGGGCCTTGCCGCGCCGGCGCTGGTCGGCGCGATGCAGCCCAATGTGCCGCTGCTCGCGGTCTATCTCGGCCTCACCATCGCGGGCCTCACGGGCGTGTCGCGGATGAAGCGCTGGCCCTGGCTCGCGCTCGCCGCACTTGTCGGCGGCGTGGGGTGGAGCCTGTGGATGGTCCTCGCAACGAGCGCGCTCGACACGCTCGGGTCGCTCTCGATCGGCGGCTTCGTGCTGCTGCTCGCCCTCGCGCTGCCGATGCTGGCGTTCGACGGCCCGCGCGCGGCGGTGCTCCGTGCCGGGTCGGCGATCGTCGGCGCGCTGCAGCTCGCGCTGCTCGTCGGCTATGGCGGCTTCGCGCCGCTCCACTGGGGGCTGTTCGCGCTGCTCGCGGCGGCAGGCCAGTGGCTCGCCTGGCGTGAAAAGGACTTCGCGATCGTGCCGTCGATCAGCCTCGCGCTGTCGGTGATGCTGCTCGCCGTGTGGCCCGATCCGAGCGCCTACTGGTTCACGCTGATCGGGCTGGCGCTCGCGGCGATCCATGCGCTGCCGCTGCTCGCGCGGCTGTGGAGCGTGCCGAAGACGCTGCGCCGCACGCTCGAACTGTGCGGGCTGCTACTCGCGGCGGTGCCGCTCGCCAAATATCATTTCTGGCATATCGCCGACGCGACGCTGGCGCTCGTCGCGCTCGGCGGCGTGCTGCTCGCCGGCGCGGGCATTGCGCGCGGGTGGAAGGTCGAGGATCGCGCCGCGGACACCCGCTTCGCCTGGCTGACCGCCACCGGCGGCATCCTGCTCGCGCTCGCGATCCTGCTCGTCCTGCCGCACTGGATGGCGCCCTTCGCTATCGGCGGTGTCGCAGCGGCGCTGCTCTTTTTCGGCAAAACGGCAAAGGATCGGCGGATCGAACCGATCGCCGCCGCCTTCGTCGGCGCCGCGCTGGTGTCGCTGGTCGCGACCCCGCTCGCGCTCGTCGAACTGCCGCGCCTCGTCATCGGCGCGGGTGACGGGTTCGCCACGCAGGCGCTGCTGCGCTGGGCTGGCCTCGCCGCCTTGCTCGCGTTGTTCGCGGGCAAGGCCGAGGATCGCTTTTTCCGCGCGGCGTCGCTCGCGATCGCGGGCGGGCTGGCCTACGGCATGCTCGCACAGATCGTCCCGGGCTGGAGCCTGACGCTCGCGATGGGTGCTGTGACCGTCGGGCTGTTCCTGCTCGCACGGCGCGGCGCGTCGCTGCCGGTCGAACTCCTGTCGGCGGGCTTCGGCCTGCTCGCGCTGATGCTGCTCGCTGCGACCGGCCCCAATCTGGTCGCGCAGTGGAGCCGCCTGTTCGGCAGCGACGCCGTTGTTAGCACGACCGATGTGATCCGCTGGGCGGGCATGACGGCGCTGCTGGCGCTGTTCGCGGCAAGGGCCGGCCAGCCGATCCTGCGCTTCGCCGCGCTGACGATCGCCGGCGCGCTCACCTACGGCACGCTCGCGCAGGTCGTTCCGGGCTGGAGCCTGCCGCTGGCGATGGGCGGCGTGGCGATGACGCTGTTCGCGCTCGCGCGGCGGCGTGCATCGCACCCGGTCGAATTGCTCTCGCTCATCTATGCCCAGCTCGCGGTGTTGCTGCTCGCCGGCACCGGACCGCATCTGGTCGCGCAATGGACCCGGCTCTATGGCAGCGACGCGGCGGTCGGCGCGACCGAGGTCCTGCGCTGGGCCGGGCTGGCGTTGGCCGGCCTCGCCTATGCCCGATGGTCGGACAGGCCGATCATCCGGCGCGCGGGTCAGGTCGCGGCGGCGCTGCTCGCCTATGGTGCCTTCGCGCAGGTCATCCCCGGCGCGTATCTGATGCTCGTTCCCGCAATCGGCGGCGCGGCGGTGTTGCTCGCGGCGAGGCGCATCGCCTTGCCGCGCGTCGACGGCGCGGCGGCGAGCCTTGCCGCGCTCAGCCTCGCCTGGGCGGCGCTACCGGTCGCGGCGTGGGCGGTCGAGGCGCTGATGTCGATCGCCGGCCAGCCGATGTTGCTCGACAGCCCCATGCTCGCGGTCGACCAGTTGCTGCTGCGCCTGCTGGTTCCCGCCGCGCTGTTCGCCGCGCCGCTATGGCTGATCCGCGAACACCTGCCGCGCTGGCTGCTGCTCACTGGACTCGCGACCGCCGGCGTCGTCGGCGGGATCGGGGTCCATTGCCTCTATCGTCTCGGTTTCGCGTCGGCGTTCGGGAGCGATTTCGTCGCCACCGGGGTCGGCCAGCGGCTCGTCTGGGAGGCGTTGCTGATCGGCGGCGGCTGGCTCGCGATGACACGGCGCTGGATCGGCCTCGCCCGTCCGCTAGTCCTTGCCGGGACCGCGCATGCGGTCTGGTACGGACTGATGCTCCACAATCCCTTGTGGGCCGACCAAGCGGTCGGCGGCTGGCCGGTCGCCAATTGGCTGGTCCCGCTATTCCTGCTGCCCTGGCTGGGGTTCACGCTCATCGGCCGGCTGTTCCCCGGCGCGCCCGCGATATACGGACGCGCGGTCCAGCTCATCACGATGCTGTTCGTCGCGGGCTTTGCCTGGGCGACGCTCCGCCACCTCTTCCACCCCGCGCTGCTGATCGAACCGGGGGTGACCGCGACCGAGAATATCCTGCGATCGATCCTGATCCTCGGACTCGCGATCGGTTTCCTGCTCTGGGGCATCCGCAAGGGTCGCCACGACTGGCGCATCGCCTCGCTGATCCTGATGCTCGGCGCAGTGGGCAAGGTGTTCCTGTTCGACGCCTCGGGGCTCGAAGGGCTGCTGCGCATCGGGTCGTTCGTGGTGCTGGGCTTCAGCCTGATCGGCATCGGCTGGTTGTACAGCCGCCAGCTTGCGCGCCCGGCGGCGGAGGATGACGGGAAGGCGGCGTGA
- a CDS encoding transglycosylase domain-containing protein, with amino-acid sequence MFAFRRPATPPAELAPVGGAPLPDGGTPPVAVPLSRRRKWLRRISRGFAIFAIIFILLVGWLAITAPLSKSLEPIAPPQLTLLASDGTPIARMGAIVDEPVKANALPKHVTGAFLAIEDRRFYSHWGVDPRSIARAVWSNVTGGSTQGGSTITQQLAKFTFLTPKKTLGRKAREALIAFWLEAWLSKDEILERYLSNAYFGDNTYGLRAASMHYFYRQPEKLTPAQAAMLAGLVQAPSRLAPTKNPGLAEKRMRLVLGAMADTGYMTEAEAKAIRTPRIDVRTRNTLPTGTYFADWALPEARKLSDVGYARQTITTTLDSRLQAAARRAVNRAGVGKAQVAMVAMRPNGEVVAMVGGKDYADSPFNRVTQARRQPGSTFKLFVYLAALRDGWDPDDTIANTPIETGSYRPKNAGGAYSDTISLEDAFATSSNVAAVRLFNAVGSEKVIALARDLGVTSPMAEGDPSLALGTSSMTLLELTAAYAGVAANSYPVVPHAFETEKPGWFESLFSGPDSFSSGDHDAIEQLLRAAVNRGTGRAARLPTANFGKTGTSQDNRDALFVGYANGLVVGVWIGNDDNSPLAGINGGGLPARIWRDFMGEAAGRKAAPAPAPSNPRGPVQPQDVPDIGTIPVGEATRIGVEGGNAVVTTEINGTRIDLRLPIDSGRPPETPPPDPPPPRQ; translated from the coding sequence ATGTTCGCTTTCCGTCGCCCCGCCACGCCTCCAGCCGAGCTCGCGCCCGTCGGTGGTGCCCCGCTGCCCGATGGCGGCACTCCGCCTGTTGCGGTTCCGTTATCGCGTCGCCGCAAATGGCTGCGCCGTATTTCGCGCGGCTTCGCCATCTTCGCGATCATCTTCATCCTGCTCGTCGGCTGGCTCGCGATCACCGCGCCCTTGTCGAAATCGCTCGAACCGATTGCACCGCCGCAACTCACCCTGCTGGCGTCCGACGGTACTCCGATCGCGCGCATGGGGGCTATCGTCGACGAACCGGTGAAGGCGAACGCGTTGCCCAAACATGTCACCGGCGCCTTCCTCGCGATCGAGGACCGGCGCTTCTACAGCCATTGGGGTGTCGATCCGCGCAGCATCGCGCGCGCGGTGTGGAGCAATGTCACCGGCGGTTCGACGCAGGGTGGCAGCACGATCACCCAGCAGCTCGCGAAATTCACCTTCCTGACCCCCAAGAAGACGCTGGGGCGCAAGGCGCGCGAGGCGCTGATCGCCTTCTGGCTCGAAGCTTGGCTAAGCAAGGACGAGATCCTCGAACGCTATCTGTCGAACGCCTATTTCGGCGATAACACTTATGGCTTGCGCGCCGCGTCGATGCATTATTTCTATCGCCAGCCCGAAAAACTGACCCCGGCGCAGGCGGCGATGCTCGCCGGGCTGGTACAGGCGCCATCGCGTCTCGCGCCGACCAAGAACCCGGGCCTCGCCGAAAAGCGCATGCGGCTCGTGCTCGGCGCGATGGCCGACACCGGCTATATGACCGAGGCCGAGGCCAAGGCGATCCGCACGCCGCGCATCGACGTGCGCACCCGCAACACGCTGCCCACCGGCACCTATTTCGCCGACTGGGCGCTGCCCGAGGCGCGCAAGCTGAGCGACGTCGGCTATGCGCGCCAGACGATCACGACGACGCTCGATTCGCGATTGCAGGCGGCGGCGCGGCGCGCGGTGAACCGGGCGGGCGTCGGCAAGGCACAGGTCGCGATGGTCGCGATGCGCCCCAATGGCGAGGTCGTCGCGATGGTCGGCGGCAAGGATTATGCCGACTCCCCTTTCAACCGGGTGACACAGGCGCGCCGCCAGCCGGGTTCGACCTTCAAACTGTTCGTCTATCTGGCCGCGCTGCGCGACGGCTGGGATCCCGACGACACCATCGCCAACACGCCGATCGAGACTGGGTCCTACCGCCCCAAAAATGCCGGCGGCGCCTATTCGGACACGATCAGCCTCGAAGATGCCTTCGCGACGTCGAGCAATGTCGCAGCGGTGCGGCTGTTCAACGCGGTGGGCAGCGAGAAGGTCATCGCGCTCGCGCGCGATCTTGGCGTCACCTCGCCGATGGCGGAGGGCGACCCCAGCCTTGCGCTCGGCACGTCGAGCATGACCCTGCTCGAACTCACTGCCGCCTATGCCGGGGTCGCGGCGAACAGCTATCCGGTCGTTCCGCACGCCTTCGAGACCGAGAAGCCGGGCTGGTTCGAAAGCCTGTTTTCGGGTCCCGACAGCTTCTCGTCGGGCGATCATGACGCGATCGAGCAGCTGCTGCGCGCCGCGGTCAATCGCGGTACCGGCCGCGCGGCGCGGCTACCCACGGCGAATTTCGGCAAGACCGGGACCAGCCAGGACAATCGCGACGCGCTGTTCGTCGGTTATGCGAACGGCCTCGTCGTCGGGGTGTGGATCGGTAACGACGACAATAGCCCGCTGGCCGGGATCAACGGCGGCGGTTTGCCCGCCCGCATCTGGCGCGACTTCATGGGCGAAGCGGCGGGCAGGAAGGCCGCGCCGGCGCCGGCGCCCAGCAATCCGCGCGGCCCGGTCCAGCCGCAGGACGTTCCCGATATCGGCACCATCCCGGTCGGCGAGGCGACACGCATCGGGGTCGAAGGCGGCAATGCCGTGGTGACGACCGAGATCAACGGCACGCGCATCGACCTGCGGCTGCCGATCGACAGCGGCCGTCCGCCCGAGACACCGCCGCCCGATCCGCCCCCGCCGCGCCAATAG
- the copD gene encoding copper homeostasis membrane protein CopD, with amino-acid sequence MGDLLVPGVRFALYADLMLLTGLAAFPLHAFDRAERHIPALLTLFRRPQPWLCAFGLLVSAAGMVILTADMQGVQPDAVDPAMLLGIIGETDVGAAWTCRMAALLLAAAALSRLASHPVIAAWTVAVTGAIALATLAWSGHAAASEGLAGTIHRASDALHLVAAAIWIGAIAAFLLLLRPRHGAVPPEYATLAARGLDRFARTGTICVLVIAATGLINAQAIVGIANAGQALASPYGQWMLAKLLLFAAMLGLAAANRWRLTPALRTALVEGEAAPAIGAIRRSLAAEILAGLAILALIGWLGLLDPLP; translated from the coding sequence ATGGGCGACCTCCTCGTGCCGGGTGTCAGGTTCGCGCTTTACGCCGACCTCATGCTCCTGACGGGGCTGGCCGCCTTCCCGCTCCATGCCTTCGACCGCGCGGAACGCCATATTCCCGCGCTGCTCACGCTATTCCGGCGCCCGCAACCCTGGCTCTGCGCGTTCGGGCTGCTGGTCTCGGCAGCCGGCATGGTCATCCTGACCGCCGATATGCAGGGTGTTCAGCCGGACGCGGTCGATCCCGCGATGCTGCTGGGCATTATCGGGGAAACCGACGTCGGCGCCGCATGGACCTGTCGCATGGCCGCGTTGCTCCTCGCGGCGGCCGCGCTCTCGCGCCTCGCCAGCCATCCGGTGATCGCGGCGTGGACCGTCGCAGTCACCGGCGCGATCGCGCTTGCGACGCTGGCATGGTCCGGCCACGCGGCGGCAAGCGAGGGTTTGGCGGGCACCATCCACCGCGCGAGCGACGCGCTGCACCTCGTCGCCGCCGCCATCTGGATCGGCGCGATCGCGGCCTTCCTGCTGTTGCTGCGTCCACGCCACGGCGCCGTACCGCCCGAATATGCAACGCTGGCGGCGCGCGGTCTCGACCGTTTCGCCCGGACCGGAACGATCTGCGTCCTCGTCATCGCGGCGACGGGGCTGATCAACGCGCAGGCGATCGTCGGGATCGCGAATGCCGGACAGGCGCTGGCATCGCCCTATGGGCAATGGATGCTGGCCAAGCTCCTGCTCTTCGCCGCGATGCTGGGACTTGCGGCCGCGAACCGCTGGCGGCTGACGCCCGCGCTCAGGACTGCGCTCGTCGAAGGCGAAGCCGCGCCCGCCATCGGTGCGATACGGCGGAGTCTTGCGGCCGAAATCCTCGCCGGCCTGGCGATCCTCGCCCTCATCGGCTGGCTCGGGTTGCTTGATCCGTTGCCCTGA
- the copC gene encoding copper homeostasis periplasmic binding protein CopC → MTKWFPLHLAAAIALLSAPGAALAHTKLVGSTPSANSTVSKVTSVQLKFSEKLIASTVKAELVMTGMPGMKDHPPMKIAFTSAIGKDGKSMTLQPKRALVPGTYKVKWSAAGADTHRMGSEFSFTVK, encoded by the coding sequence ATGACCAAGTGGTTCCCCCTTCACCTCGCCGCCGCGATCGCGCTGCTATCGGCGCCCGGTGCCGCGCTGGCGCACACCAAGCTCGTCGGTTCGACACCGAGCGCGAACAGCACCGTGTCGAAGGTGACTTCGGTCCAACTGAAGTTCAGCGAAAAACTGATCGCCTCGACCGTGAAGGCCGAACTGGTGATGACGGGCATGCCCGGCATGAAGGATCATCCGCCGATGAAAATCGCCTTCACCTCGGCGATCGGCAAGGACGGCAAGTCGATGACGCTGCAGCCGAAACGCGCGCTCGTTCCCGGCACCTATAAGGTCAAATGGTCGGCCGCCGGTGCCGACACGCACCGCATGGGCAGCGAATTCAGCTTCACGGTGAAATAG
- a CDS encoding periplasmic heavy metal sensor, with amino-acid sequence MASRRLLIIGLIAFLAAVAGVFVGRILVDAPRANETELHALLHRELKLSADQEKRIHLIEARFAARRDALELEMRAANIRLAQAIDAEHGYGPQVTQAIDETHEVMGDLQKETLQHLFAMRGVLDREQAAMFDKRVVKALTADAR; translated from the coding sequence ATGGCTTCGCGCCGGTTGCTCATCATTGGCCTGATCGCCTTTCTGGCGGCGGTGGCGGGTGTGTTCGTTGGCCGGATACTCGTCGATGCGCCGCGCGCGAACGAGACCGAACTGCACGCGCTATTGCACCGCGAACTGAAATTGTCCGCCGATCAGGAAAAGAGGATCCATCTGATCGAGGCCCGGTTCGCCGCGCGGCGCGATGCGCTCGAGCTTGAGATGCGCGCCGCCAACATCCGGCTGGCGCAGGCGATCGACGCCGAGCATGGCTATGGACCGCAGGTTACCCAGGCGATCGACGAGACGCATGAGGTGATGGGCGACCTGCAAAAGGAAACGCTCCAGCACCTGTTCGCGATGCGCGGGGTGCTCGACCGCGAGCAGGCGGCGATGTTCGACAAGCGCGTGGTCAAGGCGCTGACCGCCGATGCGCGGTGA
- a CDS encoding RNA polymerase sigma factor — protein MSLDLSQCSDGELAALADAGRQDVYREFLARYKAPVFRLIRGHVGDADEAMDLTQESFVAGFAALPRYDRERPFRLWILRIALNKCRDWARRRAVRAFFARALPLDSAHDVAIDAPAPDVEAENRAELARVRAAMAALPHNLREVLVLRGVEDLSQAETAALLAVSEKTVETRLYRARGRLRALLEGGEG, from the coding sequence GTGAGCCTCGACCTGTCGCAATGTAGCGACGGCGAACTCGCCGCGCTCGCCGATGCGGGGCGGCAGGATGTCTATCGCGAATTTCTGGCCCGCTACAAGGCGCCGGTCTTTCGCCTGATCCGCGGCCATGTCGGCGATGCCGACGAGGCGATGGACCTGACGCAGGAAAGCTTCGTCGCGGGCTTTGCCGCGCTGCCGCGTTACGATCGCGAGCGGCCCTTTCGCCTGTGGATTTTGCGCATCGCGCTCAACAAGTGCCGCGACTGGGCGCGGCGGCGCGCGGTGCGGGCCTTTTTCGCGCGCGCGCTGCCGCTCGACAGCGCGCATGACGTGGCGATCGACGCGCCCGCCCCCGATGTCGAGGCGGAAAACCGGGCCGAACTCGCGCGCGTCCGCGCCGCGATGGCGGCGCTGCCCCACAATCTGCGCGAGGTGCTGGTGCTGCGCGGGGTCGAGGACCTCAGCCAGGCGGAAACCGCGGCGCTGCTGGCGGTCAGCGAAAAGACGGTCGAGACCCGGCTTTACCGCGCGCGCGGCAGGCTCCGGGCGCTGCTCGAAGGGGGCGAGGGCTAG
- a CDS encoding copper resistance system multicopper oxidase: protein MQINRRRFVSGALGGGTAAALASWFPVWAQPVSPGIASTLPTVSGNDITLRIARQTMRVDGKVSRAIGINGTVPAPLVRLTEGQQARLTVVNDLDEDSSIHWHGLILPFHMDGVPGVSFPGIKPKSTFVYEFPVVQSGTYWYHSHSGLQEQIGHYGPIVIDPAGADPIAFDREHVIVLSDHSPLSPEAIYRKLKVNPGHFNHQRQTLGGLLEGKDQPLKDRIAWGAMRMDPTDIADVNGSTYSFLVNGHGPRDNWTALFNPGERVRLRIINASAMSIFNIRIPGLRMTVVQADGLNIVPVEIDEFQIAVAETYDVIVTPVEDRAYTLVAEANDRSGMGRATLAPRAGMVAAVPPLRARPLATMKDMGMDMGGSGATGGDAACAPEHAAMGHCTPAPADGAAPDHAAMGHGAGGMKHSMRDFDVAPQVRRDPSVQTISPMPVDRMGEPGQGLEDVGHRVLTYHDLIALDRNPDVRAASRSLDIHLTGNMERFMWSFDGVKMSDHHEPIPFIEGERVRINLINDSMMSHPIHLHGHFFELVTGKGDRSPRKHTVLVQPGGTASFDFTADALGDWAFHCHLLYHMHAGMMRVVSVRPKGEAA, encoded by the coding sequence ATGCAGATTAACAGGCGTCGTTTCGTGAGCGGAGCATTGGGTGGCGGAACCGCGGCCGCGCTCGCATCGTGGTTTCCGGTCTGGGCCCAGCCGGTCTCGCCCGGCATTGCGTCGACACTGCCCACCGTGTCGGGCAACGACATTACGCTGCGCATTGCGCGCCAGACGATGCGGGTCGATGGCAAGGTCAGCCGCGCGATCGGGATCAACGGCACCGTTCCCGCGCCGCTCGTCCGCCTGACGGAGGGGCAGCAGGCGCGCCTGACCGTGGTCAACGACCTCGACGAGGACAGCTCGATCCACTGGCACGGGCTGATCCTGCCCTTCCACATGGACGGTGTGCCGGGGGTCAGCTTTCCGGGCATCAAGCCCAAATCGACCTTCGTCTATGAATTTCCCGTCGTCCAGTCGGGGACCTATTGGTATCACAGCCATTCAGGGCTTCAGGAACAGATCGGCCATTATGGTCCGATCGTCATCGATCCGGCGGGCGCCGACCCCATCGCGTTCGACCGCGAGCATGTCATCGTCCTGTCGGACCACAGTCCGCTGTCGCCCGAGGCGATCTATCGCAAGCTCAAGGTCAATCCCGGCCATTTCAACCACCAGCGCCAGACGCTGGGCGGGCTGCTGGAAGGCAAGGACCAGCCGCTCAAGGACCGGATCGCGTGGGGCGCGATGCGGATGGACCCGACCGACATCGCCGACGTCAACGGCTCGACCTACAGCTTCCTCGTCAACGGCCACGGGCCGCGCGACAACTGGACCGCATTGTTCAACCCGGGCGAGCGCGTGCGGCTGCGCATCATCAACGCCTCGGCGATGTCGATCTTCAACATCCGGATTCCGGGGCTGCGGATGACCGTCGTCCAGGCCGATGGTCTCAACATCGTGCCGGTCGAGATCGACGAATTCCAGATTGCCGTCGCCGAAACCTATGACGTGATCGTCACCCCGGTCGAGGATCGCGCCTACACGCTGGTGGCCGAAGCCAACGACCGGTCGGGCATGGGTCGCGCCACCCTGGCGCCGCGCGCGGGCATGGTCGCCGCAGTGCCGCCGCTCCGCGCCCGTCCGCTCGCCACGATGAAGGACATGGGCATGGACATGGGCGGGAGCGGCGCCACCGGCGGCGATGCGGCGTGCGCACCCGAACATGCCGCGATGGGCCATTGCACTCCCGCGCCCGCCGACGGAGCAGCGCCGGACCATGCCGCCATGGGACATGGCGCCGGCGGCATGAAGCACAGCATGCGCGACTTCGACGTCGCGCCGCAGGTCAGGCGCGACCCGAGCGTCCAGACGATCTCGCCGATGCCGGTCGACCGCATGGGTGAGCCGGGGCAGGGGCTGGAGGATGTCGGGCATCGGGTGCTGACCTATCACGACCTGATCGCGCTCGATCGCAACCCCGATGTGCGCGCGGCCTCGCGCTCGCTCGACATCCACCTGACCGGCAACATGGAACGCTTCATGTGGTCGTTCGACGGGGTGAAAATGTCCGACCATCACGAACCCATCCCCTTCATCGAGGGCGAGCGGGTGCGGATCAACCTCATCAACGATTCGATGATGAGCCATCCCATCCACCTGCACGGCCATTTCTTCGAACTGGTCACCGGCAAGGGCGATCGCTCGCCGCGCAAGCATACGGTGCTGGTTCAGCCGGGCGGGACGGCGAGTTTCGATTTCACCGCCGACGCGCTCGGCGACTGGGCGTTCCACTGCCACCTCCTTTACCATATGCACGCCGGCATGATGCGCGTCGTCAGCGTCCGCCCGAAGGGAGAGGCCGCATGA